A genomic window from Oryctolagus cuniculus chromosome 12, mOryCun1.1, whole genome shotgun sequence includes:
- the LOC100356315 gene encoding ribonuclease 8 yields MTRAQVGFCSLLLLLLLGLWVAERPVTAKPKNMTSAQWFETQHVQPTPQPCNSAMSRINQYTKHCKSLNTFLHESFTSVIPTCNTPNVACKNGRNNCHKSPQPVSLSTCAHVSGSYPGCKYKEKHLKKAYIVACDPPQKGDSWHSKLLPVHLDKVF; encoded by the coding sequence ATGACACGAGCCCAGGTAggattctgctccctgctgctgctcctgctgctgggcCTGTGGGTGGCGGAGCGTCCAGTCACTGCCAAGCCCAAGAACATGACCTCGGCTCAGTGGTTTGAAACTCAGCACGTGCAGCCCACCCCTCAACCATGCAACTCAGCGATGAGCCGCATCAACCAGTACACAAAGCATTGCAAAAGCCTCAACACCTTCCTGCACGAGTCCTTCACCAGCGTGATCCCTACCTGCAACACCCCCAACGTGGCCTGCAAGAATGGCCGTAACAACTGCCACAAGAGCCCACAGCCTGTGTCCCTGAGCACGTGTGCCCATGTCTCAGGGTCATATCCAGGCTGCAAGTATAAAGAGAAGCACCTGAAGAAAGCTTACATAGTGGCCTGTGACCCTCCCCAGAAAGGGGACTCTTGGCATTCCAAGCTGTTGCCTGTGCATTTGGACAAAGTCTTTTAG